The following nucleotide sequence is from Caldicellulosiruptor saccharolyticus DSM 8903.
TATATCATCCCACACACAGCAGTGTGGGACAATACCTTTTTTGGGGCTCGGCTCTTTTTGAAGTGGAAAAAGAGCCGAGCATTTTGTTTTGTCGGGTGGGAGATTCAAACACTTTACACTTTGTGTTGGTAATTTATGTAATATTTTTAATTTTTAGTTGTTTTTCCATGAAATCTTAGTAATCGTTTACGCTAAATAAAATATACTACGTTTTGTTTAACTTGTCAATATGTTTTTAAAAAAACTTTATCAATTTGTGAAGTTTGTATTCTTTGTAGACTCTCTCGGAATGATTGAAGTATCCAAGATATATTTACCTTTGCTAACAACTCCTCCTTTCAGAATATCTATCAAAAGCCTTGCAGCAAGCTTCCCCATTTCATAACGTGGTTGATGGACTGTGGTAATTTTAGGTGTAACCATTGAAGCAAGTTCTATATCATCAAACCCCATAATCCCAAGTTCATCTGGAATTGAAATCCCAAGTTCTTTTGCCGCATCACACGCTCCAATTGCCATCTCATCATTCGAACAGAAAATGGCATCTGGGGGCTCTGGCATAGTCAACAGTTCTTTTGCAAGCTTATATCCACTTTCATATTTATAATCACCATATTTTATATATTTCTCGTTGGCTCCAAGTCCAAGATTTTCAAGCGCCATTTTATAGCCTTTGAGTCTATCTTGCGAAAGAAGTGCTCCAATCTTGCCAGTAATTTTAGCTATTTTTCTATATCCACACTTGTATAAAAACATAGTCGCATCATAAGCTGCTTTGAAGTTGTCAATGCACACTGTCACAAGTTCATCTGAAAAATAATCAGAAATGACTACCATTTTAAACTGCTTTGATAGTTCAACAATTCTCTGTGGTTCGCTGAGGCTTCCTGTAAGAAGTATCCCATCTGCTATTTGACCCTTCATCATTTTATAATACTCTTCTTCTATTTTTTGGGAATCTGAAAAATTGCCAAGAATTATATTATAACCATTTTCTCTTGCCTCGACTTCAATCCCTTTTATTAGCTTATTGAAAAAGTAGTTCTCTATATCAGGTATCATAACCAAGATATTTTTTGTCTGCTTACTTCTCAATTTCCTTGCTGTCTGGTTCGGAGTATATCCTAAACTGTCTACCAGTTTTAATATCTCTTCCCTTTTTTCCTGACTCACACCTTCCTTTCCACTTAGTGCTCTTGAAATTGTTGCAACAGAATAGCCTGTTAGTTTTGCTATGTCTTTGATTGTATACTTCATATTTCATCCCAGCCCTTCTTTTTATCAGTAATCGTTTTCGTATTTATTTTAAAATATATCAGGTTACTTTAGCGAAATCAATACATATTTTGTATAAAATAAGCTAAAATTTGTTGAACAAATATAATAAAAAAACCACCGGCAATTTACTCCCTTGTGTGCAATACTGTCTTGGGGCTAATTTCTTTTTGTATTTTTATAGGACACATATAACAACTCTAATCTGTATTCAAAATTTCTACATTAAGCTTTGAAAATGCTTTTTTATCAAAAGTAAATATTCTATTGTTTCCTGATTTTGCTATGTGATGAAAAAGATATGCAGCAATGAAATCAACGTTGCTCTCTTTGTAACTTTTGATCGCAAAAAGAACAATATCCGCTTCTTCCGCTTCAATGCCATCAGAACATATACAGGCACTCAGAATATCATACAACCTCTGTAATTGTAATTGCTGCAACAAACAGTTTTAACTTTCCCTGTTCGGCTTTAAGTATAATCTTCTGAGCTTTTTGAAAAAACTCCTCGTGGTCATGCAATACATATCTCAAAAATTACATTCGCATCGAATCATACTTTTTCCATCATGTTGTGTCTCCCTTGCTCTCTTTCTTACCCAGATTTCTTTTGTTGCATTAGTTTCATGGTCCAAATCTATAAATGCGATTGATGATTTTAGAGAACCTCCAAGCTCTGATAGTTTTCGTTTTTTTATCACTTCAATTACAACTTTGCCGTTGTCTAGAACAGTGAAAAGTACACTGTCTCCTATCTTCTCCCCACCAATAATTTTCCTTATCTCAGCGGGCAATTCTACTTGCCCTCTTCCAATAATCTTTGACGTTGCATGTATCATACAAAATACCTTCTATATTAATCGCTCTAAGTTTATCGTAACCCATGAAATTAAAATTTAAATGAATGAATTTATCGTTCATTAAGCGGTGTGCGAATGGGAAAAGCCCAACAACGACTTGAAATAATATTGACAAACCAATTAAAACTGTATATACTGTATATATACAGTATGCAAAAGGGGAAAGAAAAATGTGCTAAAGCTTGTGATTTCGCAAATGTCAAACCAGCCCATATATGAACAAATCAAAAATCAAATAAAGAAGCAGATAATAGAAGGAAGTCTTAAGGCAGGAGATGGTCTTCCATCAATCAGGGTTTTGGCAAAAGAGCTGAATGTAAGTGTTATCACCACAAAAAGAGCATATGAAGAGCTTGAAAAAGAAGGGTTTATTGTCACAGTGCCGGCAAGAAGAACGTTTGTTGCTGGGATTGATAGAGAAAAGATTTCTACTTTGGGCCTTCAAGAAATTGAAAATGATTTAAAAGCTATTGTTCAGAAAGCAAAAATACTTGGAGTTGACCTAAAAAAGCTTTTAGAAACAATTGAAAGATTGTATAAAGGAGAGGAAGGTCAAAGATGATTGCCTTGAAAGTAAAAAACCTTACAAAATCCTACAAAAACTTTAGGCTTGAAATTTCAGAGCTTACTTTAGAAAGTGGCTATATCATGGGGCTTTTGGGAAAAAACGGCGCTGGAAAAACCACTTTGATAAAGTGTATACTTGACCTTGCAAAAAAGGAAAGTGGAGAGGTTTTCATATTCGAAAAGCCTTTTAATTGTGATGAAATTGAGATAAAACAAAGGCTTGGAGTTGTATTAGAAACTCCAATTTTGCCGGGTCAGTTAAAACCGAAAGATGTAAAAGAGATAATGAAGTCATTTTACAAAAACTGGGATGATAGGCTTTACAACAAGCTCTGTGACCTTTTTGAAATTGACCAGAACAAAAAAATAATTCACCTCTCAAAAGGAACTGTGATGAAACTGTCTATTGCTCTAGCTTTAGCTATAAGACCTGACTTTTTGATTTTAGATGAACCAACATCTGGGCTTGACCCTGTTGCAAGGAATCAGTTTGTTGAGATTCTGCAGAGTTTTGTTCAGTCTGAAGAAAAAGCTGTATTTTACTCAACTCACATAGTCTCTGATATTGAGAATGTTGCAGACTTTGTGACAATCATAGATAATGGTAAAATCATCTTTTCTTCATCGCGTGAAAGCATTGAAGAGGATTATTGTATAGTAAAAGGACCTGCTTCAGAGAGTAACAAAATCCCACAAAGTATAGTTTTATCTTGTAAAAAAGGTTCATTTTTGTTTGAAGCTCTTTGCAAAAAGAAAGAGATTGAAAAGTTTATTGAGCCAGGCTTTGTTGTTGAAAAACCATCAATTGAAAAGTTCTATGTAATGCTTGTGAGAAGGGATGAAAAGGATGAAGTTTTGGAAACTCTATAGAAAAAGTATATATACATCTATTTTGTATTTCTTTCTATACATTATTATTCTTTGGATAGTTGGTAGCCTATTAAATCCACCAGCATCTGCTACTATATTCTGGGAAGAATATTTATCTTACTTTTTTGTAGCTATTTTTCTTATATTTACTATGTTAAATAATCCTTTTACGTCAAATAGTTTTTCGTATGAAATGTCTTTGAGTTTATTATTACCTATTAAAAAATGGCAAATTGTAATTAGTCGATTTTTAAAAGACGGATTTTTATTGCTAATATTTCAATTTATTAGTCTGATTGGATATTTATTTATAGTTAATATTGATTCTTCTTACCTTATACATGAGTTTAACAGCAAACTTTTGTCATATATATTTACGGAATTTGTTATGATAACAGTTCTTCAGCCTGTTTTTATTGCATTTAGAAAATCAATCCCAAAAAACTTGTATACCATACTCCTTATATTTTGTTTTTACTTTGGAGTACCTTTTGTTTTTGCTGAACCTTTGCAAATTTTGTATCATAAAATTAAAATTTTTGAATCAATATGCATACTGACAGCTGTTTCGCTTGCATATATTGCTGTATTGATGGTTATTTCATTTATTATTTCATACAGAATTCTTTCAAACAGTGATTTTTAAAATAAATCCTAAAGGAGCGAGGTTAAAAATGCTTGTTTACTTTAAATTATTCAAAAAGAATAAGATTATTCCATGTATTGTTTTTCTTATTCTTCTTTTGTTTATTGCCCTGCTTATTAATAAAACAGGTAAAATTGATACTTTTATATTTTTTGCAACTATTTATAGCATGTTCATTTTAGTAATGCTGCTTACAATAAAATCAAGTTTTTTTGCTCAAAATACAAAACTCCGTGAAATGTATGGCAGTATATCTTATGCTTCTCTGCTCTTTTTACTGCCTATTAAAAGAAATAAGATTGTTGCTTTGGAGCTTATTTCAGATGTTATTCTAATCTTGATATATATTCTCTTTCTTAACATCGGAATGTTAATCTTAAAAGTGTTTAATTTAACCCACTCATACATTTTCATTTTATCTTTCTTCTGGATTTTCTCTATTGTACTTGTATGGTATTCTATCTGTACTATCCTATATTCACTGCTCTACTTTATTAAAAATTCAGCTTTCCAAACAATTTATAACACTATTGTAAACTTTATAATAATATTAGCTGCTTACATACCTTTCTGGTTTGGTCTTCGTCTTTCAGAAATTCATAAAAGAGAGGAAAAATTTATTACAAATTTATATACAAACCATAAAAGTGCTTTAATAGTCTTATTTGTATCAATAATACTGTTTTTAATTTCATTTATTGTAAACAAAGCTGCAATTTACAGGCGAGAAATCTAAACTGCTTTTTATAAATATACAGCGGAAAAGTTATGTATAACGTGAGGTGAAATAAATGCATAAATTTATGCCTCATCCCAGTGAGATTAAAATGCATCTTTTAATTATCGGATTTTTTACAGTCCTCTGGTTTTGTTTAAATTTCTTTCTGTTAAATGATAATAGCAATAATTTTGATAGAAATGCATATTCTGCATTTGTAATTGCATTCTCTCTTCTTATTCCGCAAGTTTTTGTAGTTTCTAAAATAGCTTTATTTTTTGATAAGAGTCCTGTAAAATCTAATTATATATTGGATTCTGTTTTAAAATTTTACTTTTTGTTGCCTGTAAAAAGAAAAACAATTGCTTTTTGGATATTTACCAATGATATTATTTTTTCATTCTTATACTGCTCTGCCTTTTTTATCTCAAGTTTGTTTGCAATTTTTAGCAAACCAAATAGGGTCGAACTTAATATACTTTTGTTTTTTGTTTCACCACTTGCCACTAACTTGTTATCTATTTCATTGTTTTTATTACTTTATTCTTTTCCGCATTTTGTTAAAAACAAAATGTTAAAATCATTATCTGAATTGTTGTATGGACTGTTACCTTTCTTTCTCTTGATTATTCTTATAATAGTATTAGCTTTAGCAGAAACTGCAACAGCATCAAACGACAATTTAATAGCATCTATTGTGAATCTGTACAAAAATAGTCTCTGGTCACTAACATATTTGCTGATTTCGATAATTTTGCTCATCAGTTCATACATCGCTGTTTTTGCTTCATTCTACAGACAGGAGGGGTGATATACAAAAATAGGTGCTTTAACAATTATAAATAGTGCCTATCAAAAATATGTAAAAAGGAGGCTACTTTGTGTATGATTCAACTCATTGAACTTACCAAAGACTTTGGAAAAGTCAGGGCGGTTGACAGGCTATCTTTTACCATCAACAAGGGCGAAATCTTTGGGCTCCTTGGTGAAAACGGAGCTGGAAAGACAACAACTTTAAGGATGCTTGCAACAATGATAAAACCCACACATGGCACTGCTATAATTGACGGACTTGACATCACAAAAGAGCCTGAAAAGGTAAGGCGCAAGATAGGAATTCTCTTTGGGAGTGAAAGCGGGCTATATAGCAGGCTTACTGCAAGGGAGAACATTGAATATTTTGCTACTTTGCACGACATGAAAAAAGATGAAATTAAAAAGCGGATTGATGAGCTTGTAGAAAGGTTTCAGATGCAAGAGTTTATCGACAAGCCTGCTGGTAAATTCTCAAAAGGTATGAAACAAAAGGTGTGCTTTGTGCGATCTATCATCCATGACCCTGATGTAATGCTTTTTGATGAGCCAACAAACTCTTTGGACGTCACAAGTGCAAAAGAGGTGCATGACTTTATCAGGCTTTGCAAACAAGAAGGAAGGACTATAATCTTTTCAAGCCATACAATGAGTGAGGTCGAAAAGCTTTGTGACAGGGTTGCAATAATACACAAAGGAAAGCTTGTTGCAATTGGCACAATTGATGAGATAAAGCAAAGATTTTCTGGAGCAAGCTTTGAAGATGTATTTATTAGATTGGTAGGTGATAACAGATGAGAATAAATATGAAGCATGTGTGGATTGTGCTTAAAAAAGAATTAAAGGATGCTTTTAGAGATAGACGCGCTCTTTTTATGAACTTCATCCTGCCTATACTTACAACACCCCTTATGCTTCTTGTGATAATCTATGCAACTAAGTCTGCATATGAGGTTAAACCTGAAAAAACAAAGATTTGCATCACGGGTGAGCAATATGCAAAACAACTTGTTGACCTAATCAAAAACTCTCAGTTTGACATTGTTCAATCTTCAAATCCAAAGAAGGATTTGCAAGATGGAAAAATTAAGGCAGTGATTGAAATTCCACAAAATTTTTCTGACCACCTTTCAAAAGAAAAGCAGGTTAATATAAAGATTTTAGTTGATGGGTCTGATTCAAAATCATCAAATGTTGGTTTAATATTGAGCGAAATCATAACTGACTACGCAAAAAACATAACAAAACAGAGGCTTTTGTCCAAAAATATCAACCCTGAAATTATTGAGCCTATTGTCATTACAAAAGAAAACGTTGCACCACCCCGCAAAATGGCGTTGTTTTTGCTGGCAATACTTGTCCCTATGTTTGTAGTGCTCAATACCTCACTTGGTGGCATTAATGTTGCTATTGACATAACAGCTGGTGAAAAGGAAAGGGGAACTCTTGAGCCACTTTTAACAACTGCTGCATCACGCATCTCACTTGTAACAGGCAAATACATATCAGTTTCAATCATGGCAATAATAAGCGGAGTTACCTCACTAATAGGGCTTGGACTTACATTTTGGTTTTTGCCGTTGGCCTTTGGAGAAAATGCAACAAAAGAATTGGGAGATATAGCAGCCCTTGCCCTTCCTGCATCTATTTACTTTGTAATGTTTATTGTTGTGGTGTTGACAGCTATAATTTTCAGTGCAGTTGAAGTTGCCATTGCCTCATATGCAAGGTCGTTCAAAGAGGCTCAAACTTATCTTACACCTATTACCTTTTTGGTGCTAATCCTCGCTTACTTCACAATGTATAAAACACCAAATGACTTGGTAGGTTCTTACTTTATCATACCGCTTATCAATTCACTTGCAATATTTAAAGAGCTAATATATGGAATCATAAATATTCAGCACTTGTTATTATTCATAGTTTCTTCAACTGTATATCTTGTTGCCTCTATTATATTTGCATCAAAGATGTTTGAAAATGAGAAGGTGCTGTTTAGAAGCTGATAGTAAAAATTGTAACTTACCACAATCTCATTTGAAATTCTACTAAGTTAATTAAGTTATTTAAACAATTTAAAAACTGAGTAAACAGTAAGGAGAAATGAAGATAGTAATTTGTGTGTAAATGGAACTTTAGTGAAACTAAAGAATATGAAAATTCTGCTTAATGTTTCAATGCAAGTAAATTTAGAAGGGCTGGTGATGTTCAAATAAAGCCAGCCCCCTGCTATTTTTAAATGCCAAACATGTATTATTTCTCTTAGCTTTAAGAGGTATATTTTTATGATTTCTTCCTAGACATAATATCAAGCCAAACTGCAAAGACAAGTACAAGACCTTTCACAATGAGCTGGTATGAATATTCCAGGTTCAAAAGGCTCATGCCGTTATCTATACTTGCCATAATCAATGCACCAATGATAGCACCTGGAACTGTTCCTTCACCACCTAAAGTACTTGTTCCGCCAAGGATTGCAGCGGCAATTGCGTCAAGCTCCATATTTGTTCCAGCACCAGATGTTGCTGCGTCAAGTCTTGATGTTAATACAATTCCTGCCAGTGCAGACAAAAAACCCATCAAAATGAAAATCTTCATGGTGACCTTTTTAATGTCTATACCAGAAAGTCTTGCAGCTTCTCTGTTACCACCAATCGCATAAACATATTTGCCAAATGTTGTGTTTTGAGAAACAAATGTCAACAATATTGTGAATATTACAAGAATTAACACAGGAATTGAAATTCCTTCATAGCTTATCATAACCCCTGTGAACACTGCAATTAAAGCAATTATAGCCACTGCTTTTGCCACTTCAAGCCCTATAGGTAAAACTTCTAAGTTGTACTTTTTTCTCTTATTTCTCTGATTGATTGTAAGCAACAAGTAACCTACTATCAATATAGCTCCAAATAGAAGACTAAGAGGTTTATTAAGGTATCCCTGTCCAATAAATCTAAAACTTTCTTTAAAAGGCGATATAGTAATTCCTCTACTTGCTAAGAGCACTCCACCTCTGAAAATAAGCATTCCTGCCAATGTTACAATAAATGCAGGGACGCCTCTATAAGCAACCCAGTATCCTTGCCAAATACCTATTAAAATACCCACAATAAGTACGGCTATGACTGTTGCAGGAGTTGACCACCCATTCCATACCTGAAGTACACCAGCAATAGCTCCTGCAAAACCAACAACAGAACCAACTGAAAGGTCAATGTGTCCTGCAACAATTACAAATACCATTCCTATTGCAACAAGTGCAGTGATTGCCATCTGTCTTGCAAGCATTGAAAGATTTCGCGGTGTCAAAAAGTTTCCATCTGTTAATATGGTGAATATTGCCCAGATGAGAAGAATGGCTATTATTAGAGTATATGTCCTTAAGTTTTTCTTCCAATTCATTATTACCTTCCTCCTGTTGCCAATGTCATAATCTTTTCTTGAGTTGCTTCTTCTGCAAGAAGCTGACCAGCAATTCTGCCCTTTTGCATAACAAGAATTCTGTCGCTCATGCCCAGAATTTCTGGCAGCTCTGAAGAAATCATTACAATACCTACTCCCTGTTCTACAAACTGATTCATCAGATTATAAATCTCGTATTTTGCACCAACATCAATACCGCGTGTTGGCTCATCCAAAATCAAAATCTTTGGATTTGCCAGCAGCCACTTTGCAATTATAACCTTTTGCTGGTTACCGCCACTTAAGTTCTCAACTCTTTGGAAAGGTGAAGCTATTTTTATCCTCAACTTGTCTACAAAATCAAGTGCTGTTCTCAGTGATTTTGATAGATCTATAATACCTCCATTTACAAACTTTTGATAATTCGGAAGCAAGATGTTGTCTTTTATATCCATTAAAAGGACAAGTCCATATTGTTTCCTATCTTCAGTAAGATAACATATTCCATGGTCAATAGCTTGGCGTGGATTTTCTATACTGATTTTTTTTCCTTCAAGCCAGATTTCACCTTCTTTTCTACCAGGGTACGCTCCAAAAATACTCATGAAAAGTTCTGTTCTTCCTGCACCCATCAAACCTGATATTCCTAATATTTCTCCTTCTTTTATTTCAAAGCTGACATTATCAATTATCTTTTTTTCAGGGTTATCTTTGTCATACACAGAAAAATTCCTAACTTCCATAATTGTTCTTTTAGGTTTATGTTGCACTTTGGGGTAACGCTGGGTAAGTTCACGACCCACCATTCTTCTTATTATCTCATCTTCTGTAAGATTAGAAATTGGATCAGTCGATATTGTCTTGCCATCTCTTAAAACTGTCACAGTATCTGCTATCTCAAAAATTTCTTCAAGCCTGTGAGAAATATAGATACATGTAACACCATGGTTTTTGAGGTCTTTCAGAATCCTAAAAAGTTGTTTTGTCTCGCCTTCAGTTAAAGCTGCAGTTGGCTCGTCAAGAATAAGGATTTTACTATCTTTTGATATAGCCTTTGCTATCTCAACCATCTGTTGCTGACCAATTCCTAAATTTTCTACTTTTTCATAAACATCTATTTCTATATTGAGCTTTTCAAAGAGCTTTTTCGACTCGGCATAAACTTTATTCCAGTTGATTATGCCATTTTCTACAGGTTCCCTGCCAAGAAATATATTCTCGCCAACAGTCATTCCTTTAACCAGCGTTAGTTCCTGGTAAATTATGGCAACTCCTGCATGTTCACTGTCTTTGATATTTCTAAAATGCTGTTTCTTGCCTTCTATAAAAATGTCGCCACTGTAGGTACCATATGGATAAACTCCACTCAAAATCTTCATGAGCGTAGACTTTCCTGCACCATTTTCCCCAACAAGAGCATGAATTTCACCCTTTTTAACCTTAAATGTAACATCGTCAAGCGCCCTGACTCCTGGAAATTCTTTTGTTATGTGAACCATTTCAAGAATATATTCGCTCATCTTGACTTACCACCTTCACCCATTCAAAATTAAATTCTGAGAAGGGGCACACACCACCCCTCCCCAGAAAATCAGCCAGGTTTTATAGCTGAAATCTCAAATTACTTCTTTCCATAAACCTGCTCTTTTGTAAACCAACCACTCTTAATAAGCACTTTGTCAATGTTTGACTTGTCAACTGCAACTGGTGTCAAAAGTATTGATGGTACGTTTATCTTACCATTGTAAACCTTGCCGTTGACTCCCTTGAGTTGAGAAACCTTCTTACCTTTTGCAAGCTCAACAGCAACTTCTGCAGCTTTCTTTGCAAGCAGTCTTACATCCTTGAAAACTGTCATTGTCTGTGTACCCTCAATAATTCTCTTAACAGCAGCCAAATCAGCATCCTGACCTGTTACAACAACCTTTCCTGCAAGACCCTGAGCCTTGAGTGCCTGAATAATTCCACCTGCTGTTCCATCGTTTGGAGCCAAGATTCCCTGGACATTGTTCTTTGCTGCAGTGAGTGCATTCTCACAAAGTCTCATAGCCTCTTCTGGTTTCCAATCTTTTACTGGCTGGTCAAAGAGAACTTTGACTTTCCCACTCTTAACAAGAGGTTTGATGTACTTCATAGCACCTTGATAGAAGAGTGTTGCGTTGTTGTCTGTTGGTGCACCTCTGAATACAAAGTAGTTGCCCTTTGGAACTTTAGTTGTAAGATATTTTCCTTGAAGTTCTCCTACTTTAATATTGTCAAATGAAATATAGAGGTCAACATTTGCGTTTCTTATCAATCTGTCATAGGAGATTACTGGTATTCCTGCTTTATGTGCTTCATCAATTATAGATGTGAAGACTTCTGCATTGTTTGGAACAATTACAAGGACGTCTACACCTTGGCTAATCAAATTTTCACATTGTTCTTTCTGCTTTACGTCATCCATATTAGCTGCTTGTACTAAAACTTTTGCACCAAGCTTTGTTGCTGCTTTTACAAACTCATCTCTGTCTTTGTGCCATCTCTCTTCTTGAAGCGTTGCAAGAGAAAGACCAATTTTAATCTGTTTTTTCGACGACTTAGCTTTTACGTAATTAGGAACAAACGCAAAGCCAATTCCAATTATAAATGTTATGGCAATAAAAATAGCAACAATTCTTAATAGTGACTTTTTCATTATAACATGACCTCCTCAATCAATTTTTTTGTTTGATTTGCAATATCATTTTAACAACAAACATTTAAATTAGCACTATTATTTTTTGTCTTATTAGTGGAATTATTAAAAATGTCTTATAAAGTGAATAGTACTTTTTTGAAATCAAAAAAGTACTATAGGTAAGTTGCAAACAAAATGTTATAATGAAGACTGAGGGAGGAAGCAATAAAAGATGAGGACTAAACTGCAAAAATTCAGCTTTCAGATTATGGTTGTCGTCAGTACAGTAATATTTGTAGCAATTGTTCTATACGATATTTATAATATACGATTTATTAACATCTCTACCAAAAAGGTTAATCTTAAAAACTCAACACGTGTAATGATGATACTTCCCCAAAATCAAACATATTGGAACTGGTTTTTAGATCAATTTGAAAAAATTTCCGAAAAATACGGAATATTACCTGATATTGTATTTTACAACACTTCCTCAGAAGCGTATAAGTTTTTAAAGCTAGCTGAGGTTGTAAAACCAGATGCAATTGTAATGTGCAATATATATAATTCTAAAGAAATAGCCTATGTTCTATCTTCTTTAAAAAATAAAGGAATTTTCTTAGCTTCTCTGTTTAACGATATGCTATTTAGATATGAAGATGTATTTGTCGGTATTGATTATTATTACAAAGGAAAAATTGCAGGGAAGATTATATTTAAAGTACTTAGTGAAAAGAAAAATATTCCAAGCAAACTGAAAATTGCAATTGTAAACCCTCTTTACACAATTATTGGTGGCACACTTGAAGTAAAGGGGCTTGTGGATTTTCTTAAAGGAAAGGGTATCAAGAATGTAACAATAAAGAATTTCAATTTTGATTATCCCTCTTTTCCCCCTGAAGAGGTGGCAAGGCAATTAATTCTTGAAAATACGCAGAAATTTAACGTTATTTATGTGGGAAGTGAAACAGAAACTATGGCAGTTGCCCAAAATATTCTGACATTTAATAAGCTTGACCAGTTTATTATAATCGGTGCTGGAACCAACGAGAAATTGCAAAAGTATGTAAAAGAAAAAATAATCAATGGAATTATAAATGACAACGGACAGTTAATAGCCCAAAAGTTATGTGAAGCATTACTTAGCTGGAAAAAGTTTGGCCATGCTTCTTCTTACATCTCAACCAACTTTGAAGTGATTGAATAAGGTGAGAAAAATGAAATTTTTTTCTGTCCAGAGCAAACTGCTCGCGTTTTTCTTTATTTTAATTGCTTCTTTGTTAGCAATAGATATTTTGATCCAATATAATAATAATTATCTCATAAGTTTAGTAAATGAAACCTTTGATACAATCAATACAATTAATAGAACAAAACAAGATATAAATATACTCAACTCCAGTATTCAACAGTATTTAGTTGCAGGCGACTCAGACTCAATGCTTGCGGTTTACGGTTCTTTAAATTCAATAAATGAAAAGCTTTTTATATTGGAAAATAAAATACTTGGAAAAGAAGAGTATTTATACTACACAAATCTTTCAGCTATTTTTGACTATTTAAATAAATTAGCAGAAAAGCTTGTAATATACAAAAAAGCGAATCTGCCTCTCTCAAAGGTTTATT
It contains:
- a CDS encoding LacI family DNA-binding transcriptional regulator yields the protein MKYTIKDIAKLTGYSVATISRALSGKEGVSQEKREEILKLVDSLGYTPNQTARKLRSKQTKNILVMIPDIENYFFNKLIKGIEVEARENGYNIILGNFSDSQKIEEEYYKMMKGQIADGILLTGSLSEPQRIVELSKQFKMVVISDYFSDELVTVCIDNFKAAYDATMFLYKCGYRKIAKITGKIGALLSQDRLKGYKMALENLGLGANEKYIKYGDYKYESGYKLAKELLTMPEPPDAIFCSNDEMAIGACDAAKELGISIPDELGIMGFDDIELASMVTPKITTVHQPRYEMGKLAARLLIDILKGGVVSKGKYILDTSIIPRESTKNTNFTN
- a CDS encoding sugar ABC transporter permease, which gives rise to MNWKKNLRTYTLIIAILLIWAIFTILTDGNFLTPRNLSMLARQMAITALVAIGMVFVIVAGHIDLSVGSVVGFAGAIAGVLQVWNGWSTPATVIAVLIVGILIGIWQGYWVAYRGVPAFIVTLAGMLIFRGGVLLASRGITISPFKESFRFIGQGYLNKPLSLLFGAILIVGYLLLTINQRNKRKKYNLEVLPIGLEVAKAVAIIALIAVFTGVMISYEGISIPVLILVIFTILLTFVSQNTTFGKYVYAIGGNREAARLSGIDIKKVTMKIFILMGFLSALAGIVLTSRLDAATSGAGTNMELDAIAAAILGGTSTLGGEGTVPGAIIGALIMASIDNGMSLLNLEYSYQLIVKGLVLVFAVWLDIMSRKKS
- a CDS encoding PIN domain-containing protein, yielding MYDILSACICSDGIEAEEADIVLFAIKSYKESNVDFIAAYLFHHIAKSGNNRIFTFDKKAFSKLNVEILNTD
- a CDS encoding ABC transporter permease, producing the protein MRINMKHVWIVLKKELKDAFRDRRALFMNFILPILTTPLMLLVIIYATKSAYEVKPEKTKICITGEQYAKQLVDLIKNSQFDIVQSSNPKKDLQDGKIKAVIEIPQNFSDHLSKEKQVNIKILVDGSDSKSSNVGLILSEIITDYAKNITKQRLLSKNINPEIIEPIVITKENVAPPRKMALFLLAILVPMFVVLNTSLGGINVAIDITAGEKERGTLEPLLTTAASRISLVTGKYISVSIMAIISGVTSLIGLGLTFWFLPLAFGENATKELGDIAALALPASIYFVMFIVVVLTAIIFSAVEVAIASYARSFKEAQTYLTPITFLVLILAYFTMYKTPNDLVGSYFIIPLINSLAIFKELIYGIINIQHLLLFIVSSTVYLVASIIFASKMFENEKVLFRS
- a CDS encoding AbrB/MazE/SpoVT family DNA-binding domain-containing protein; amino-acid sequence: MIHATSKIIGRGQVELPAEIRKIIGGEKIGDSVLFTVLDNGKVVIEVIKKRKLSELGGSLKSSIAFIDLDHETNATKEIWVRKRARETQHDGKSMIRCECNF
- a CDS encoding ABC transporter ATP-binding protein; this encodes MIALKVKNLTKSYKNFRLEISELTLESGYIMGLLGKNGAGKTTLIKCILDLAKKESGEVFIFEKPFNCDEIEIKQRLGVVLETPILPGQLKPKDVKEIMKSFYKNWDDRLYNKLCDLFEIDQNKKIIHLSKGTVMKLSIALALAIRPDFLILDEPTSGLDPVARNQFVEILQSFVQSEEKAVFYSTHIVSDIENVADFVTIIDNGKIIFSSSRESIEEDYCIVKGPASESNKIPQSIVLSCKKGSFLFEALCKKKEIEKFIEPGFVVEKPSIEKFYVMLVRRDEKDEVLETL
- a CDS encoding GntR family transcriptional regulator translates to MLKLVISQMSNQPIYEQIKNQIKKQIIEGSLKAGDGLPSIRVLAKELNVSVITTKRAYEELEKEGFIVTVPARRTFVAGIDREKISTLGLQEIENDLKAIVQKAKILGVDLKKLLETIERLYKGEEGQR
- a CDS encoding ABC transporter ATP-binding protein, with translation MIQLIELTKDFGKVRAVDRLSFTINKGEIFGLLGENGAGKTTTLRMLATMIKPTHGTAIIDGLDITKEPEKVRRKIGILFGSESGLYSRLTARENIEYFATLHDMKKDEIKKRIDELVERFQMQEFIDKPAGKFSKGMKQKVCFVRSIIHDPDVMLFDEPTNSLDVTSAKEVHDFIRLCKQEGRTIIFSSHTMSEVEKLCDRVAIIHKGKLVAIGTIDEIKQRFSGASFEDVFIRLVGDNR